ataaattaactagTAACGAAACTTGAATAAACGTCCCATAAtagtatttttttctttaaatgtataaattgaatcaaaatcaaaattttatatatacattgaaatcgcaatcaaagttttatttatatatttgaattatgatcaaagtttcatgtgtataattgcacaaaatcaaagtttatgtattaaaacacacattaaatcaaacttcatatataattatgatattaatctatttttgtataatatttgtaattttataacattttgtaatttttctatatatatttaaaaattatttaaaatttttataatattttaataatttctaggTCATAATTAAGGTATCCACCATCGGCAGCAACTAATCCCCTCACCACAGATGCTTTTCAGAGAGGTAAATGATTAGTCATAAAATGTGTTTCATTCCAATAAACATGAGTCGAGAAAGAtgattttcaataatttttagatttaaataaaaaaactctcatcaataattttaaaatcaatcaAGCCACCACATCGACATTTTTTCCATATCAAACACATGAACTGTCAGTCATCATTTTCTCCACCTCAGTTGCTACATCAATCACCATGCCATAACCTAATAATAGAGGTTTtgatgtaaaattatattttaagagGGTTTGacgaaaaattacattttaaaaattcaattgattACAAACTTTTAATTAAGACTTAAGTGTAATTTTCACATAAAAACTGatgattttaaaaatactttttattaataatattcttttataaaaaaaaaacctaacactGAGATATGCATATCCAACCAAATCAGATAATCCCcaagtaaataatttattgatgTTCTAATGTTGACTTCATGTCGTACACAAGTCTCTTTATTTTAGTTTCTGAGAATTAAGTAGCCGAAACAAGAAAGTATAAATAAAATTCTAGCATGAAAGATTAGGTCCAGGATCAACACCAAACCGGCTACAATATTCTGTATAGTAATTAATCCGAGCTTGAACCGCAGCTTGGTTCCCACCATCGCATTCAATAGCCCCATTAATGGCTCGAATCGTTGCCCCGAACCCTTGGCTTATAACCGGTTGAACAAAGTTCACCCAATACCACAAGGCCGTCTTGAAGGAGATAACAGGGTCCGTGGCTACGGTTTCAGGTGAGTTTAGTCCGTCGAACCCGATGCTCTCCCCAGCTGGTCCATAGTTAAAGTTCCAGGATAGTTGGATCGGACCCCGACCGTAGTAGCCTTTATCAGGGTTGCATGGATATTGGGTGTTGGTCTCATCACAGTAGTCCCTGGTTGCACCATTTATCTCTTCTATGTAGCAAAAATCTGTACAGGTAGCATGTTCAAACATTTGTTATATCCGTAATCATGATATATAAAACAGGATTTTTGGATCGTAATTTAAGTTTGTAATAGGAATAGAGTAGTCGAAATCTTATGTCCAGTTTCATGGGTGACATGAGCAAAGAAAGCAGCAACCTCACGACTAGTATCATCAGCTGTACCAAATTGAGTAAAAGAATTGAGAGCTTCAAGAAATGCAGCCCTTGAATAAAAATTCCTCCCTTCGCAACTGGCATCTGCTTGATTCAAATTTCCATTAAAGAACTGGTCTGTTACTATATCAGCCACCATTTGAGCCTTTACCGACACCAATCCGGCGATAATTCCGGCCATAAAAATGGCTACTAGACTCTTCCACATACTGGGAAataacatatttgtaatattaattGAACCAAATTTGATGTGAAAAAAGTGGGTGATAGTTAAGAGTTATTTATAGGGGCCACAAAGGGCAtcaatgtttttgttttgaaaatttcaagTTTGACATGCAGGATTTCCAGTTTGCCTAAATTCAAGACTTTTAAACTTTGGGTCATGATAACAACTTATTGTTCTAGATAATTCAACCTTTCATAATAATGATCTCCTAAGCATTGCCCACCATTTTATATTCAAGTTGGGCATCTGTCCCTTTCTCAATTAATTTTAAGTTGAATGtttaacataatatttatttatccCAATTAATCCATCGGACAAAGATGATTGGGTTATTTACAATTATGAATCTAacttcattcaattttttttaaaaccacatAAATTGTATTCTCCAACCCCAAGAGAGGGTGTTGAAGTTTAAAGCTAACATCAAAGGCTACAATGaaaaaaacttaatatatattttttggttggtgcatatatataattatttttttatgtttatagtatccatttattttagataaaatataattacatcatataaattttttttttaaattttaaatacgaTTATGATTATGTTAGGATAATTACTATCATTAGCTCAAAATCCGAATGAGTTTGGGTCAGATTTTAATGAACTCGCTCTCCTGTGAAATTACATATGCATAAAATCGTATAAACACATGTTGAGTCTAGAGTAAAATACGTATCTATATACATGAAGCCTTCCTAACATATCATATCATTGAACAATAcccatattatataaatatataaataccacTACAAAAGGAGATAGAGAAAACAATCAAGAAATTATAAACAAACAAATTATGAAATCATATACTGAGTAAAAGGTTGACCTTAccttcataaaaaataaaagaaaaatgggaaTGGCTTACTGTTCCAGTGAAAAGGATTTCCATCTAACGGGCTTGACTGACTTCTGACTTTAGGAAAGTcagcttttttgtttttttaaaggaaaaaatgttttatatatatatatgccaaattcaagttaataaaattaattattaatcacaTGAGTTGGTCAACATCCTGATCAATTATCACATTTGCTTGACACAAACTATAATTATTACAATGTCACTACTTCCATACGTATATAATGCAAATATGCCTGATGGTTTCTtccaattaatcaaaattaatacgACTTACCAAAATTATATTCACTTCCTAATGTTATACAAGTAGGGTTTTTCAAtactaaaagttaataaaaagtgacttaaaatttgataatttaccaTTCATAGCTATTATTGATCCATGCACACGACTTCATATTAGCACCCATAAACTGTGACGAGATTAGTCATCACCTACTGGGATGTCTTCTCTGCGAAATGAGGTGTTTTCAGATTTCGTTAACAGTCTACCAAGAAGTATGCATTGGAGATGGCTCCGTAAGATCTTCATCTTTCACGGTAGAGTACTCATGGACACTAATTTCATTCCAAAAAAGAGAACCTTGACAAGGAAGAGATTCGGGTTTATTCGATTTGCATGTAAAACAGGCGATGAAAGCTATCAGAAAGTTGAATGGAATGTGGATTGAGAACCAGATAGGTGTCAATATGGTTAGATTTCGTGGAAGATGATATATCTGGAGGAAGGTTGATGGGACGGAGGTAATGGATGGAGGCAAACTGACAACTGGGCACCAGAAAAATTCTTGAAGAGTAAAGATGTTGAAAAGCCGTCATGTAGAAACTTTCTTAACAACCGAACCACGAAGAAAGCTTCGAGgttgtaatcaatgaatttgctAAATACAAATTGGAATGGAGGGTAGTAGTTACGATATGGAATGGCTAAAGGAGAACATAAAGACGATAAGCAATCTGGACATCAACATTAAGAAACTTTCAAGCAATCACTTCCTTGTTGAGTTTGTCGACAAGGAAACATTTAAAAGTCTGGAAGAAAATCGATGGTCTCGCTTTGACCATTGGTTCATTAACATTAAACCGTGGTTTGAGGATTTCAGAGATTTCCATGGGCTTGTCTTtttgaaatatatgtattaaaaattaaaaaaataattgttgtttaatatttatttaattttttaattgagtaTGTGATTTGACTTGCAACTTCAAATGATATAGATCCAACGAGTGAAAATCAtgtaaccaaataataataataattgagaaCAACAACAAATGGAAATTAAAACCTGTCCAAGTATTTTATTGTTGACTTTTctttatcattaaattttttttttttggaaaaatttatcCTTACCTGTCCAAGTATCTCATTTTCCCTAAAACGATATTTGTAAAACATTATTGTAAGGAAAATTAAAGCTGCAAATTTCAGTACATAAATAAATGGAATAAACTCTAGCAGCTGAGATTATCACCAGGAGCGACACCAAGTTGGCTACAATATTGAGTGTAGTAGTTAATCCGAGACTGAACTTTAGTCGGATCCACACCGTTGCATTCAAGGTCTCCATTAATGGCTCGAATAGTGGCCCCGAACCCTTGGTTCATCACGCCTGCAACATTGTTCATCCAAAACCAAATGGCAGCCTTGAAGGAGATAAGAGGGTCGTTGGCCACGGTTTCCGGTGCGTCTAAGCCGTTGAACCCGATATCGGAACCGGCTGGTCCGTAGTTGTAGTTCCATGTTAGTTGCAGTGGTCCACGACCGTAGTAACCTTTGCTTGGGTTGCATGGATAATCGGTTTTTGTCTCGTCACAGTAGTCCTTTGAGGCTCCACCGTCCTCTTCAATGTGACAGAAACCTGTAAGcaacaacaacataaatattgttattgaaaatatatagcattaaataatgcaacaacACGATAAAGTATTGTTGAGGGATTTTTTTATTTCTCGGAAAGAAGTCTTCAAATTCGGAATTAGTCAAGTGGAGCTCTCAACACAGTTGGCATTTGACTCTGTTGAGAGCTCGAGAAGCTTACGAGCGCACAGAGAAGGCGTGTCTTCGCCCATTAAGAAAATGACCTTGTGAGCCAGTCACCTCCTCATGTTCTCAACAAAGTTGAAagacaaaatttgaaataaaacccAACATAGGCACTCCAAACCCTATAACGGACGTGTCTCGACAGGTTTTTATCAGAAAATTAAAGAGTAAAAAGAGATGCTTACTTCCAGTTTCATGGGTAGCATGAGCAAAGAAAGCAGCAATCTCACGCCTAGAATCCTCAACCGACCCAATCCTTGCGAACTGAGTGAAAGAATTGAGAGCATCAAGGAACACCCCTCTCGAGTAAAAGCTCCTTCCTACACAAGTTGAAGCCGCCTGGTTCAATATCCCATCGAAGAATTCCTGCGTAACAATGTCAGCTATGGAGATCCCATTGTTAACACAAGGACCCCCTCGGCAATTCACTCCACAGAAATCGTCTCCCGTCCCGCAAAACCCGAACCGACTGCAACACTCGGTCGCCGAGCAAGTGTTGCCGCATTGAGCTTTCACCATTCCAGCAACCATTTCCGCTAGGATAATGGCTAT
This window of the Gossypium hirsutum isolate 1008001.06 chromosome A09, Gossypium_hirsutum_v2.1, whole genome shotgun sequence genome carries:
- the LOC107957194 gene encoding endochitinase EP3 → MATSTMKTSFIAIILAEMVAGMVKAQCGNTCSATECCSRFGFCGTGDDFCGVNCRGGPCVNNGISIADIVTQEFFDGILNQAASTCVGRSFYSRGVFLDALNSFTQFARIGSVEDSRREIAAFFAHATHETGSFCHIEEDGGASKDYCDETKTDYPCNPSKGYYGRGPLQLTWNYNYGPAGSDIGFNGLDAPETVANDPLISFKAAIWFWMNNVAGVMNQGFGATIRAINGDLECNGVDPTKVQSRINYYTQYCSQLGVAPGDNLSC
- the LOC107957193 gene encoding endochitinase EP3, with product MLFPSMWKSLVAIFMAGIIAGLVSVKAQMVADIVTDQFFNGNLNQADASCEGRNFYSRAAFLEALNSFTQFDFCYIEEINGATRDYCDETNTQYPCNPDKGYYGRGPIQLSWNFNYGPAGESIGFDGLNSPETVATDPVISFKTALWYWVNFVQPVISQGFGATIRAINGAIECDGGNQAAVQARINYYTEYCSRFGVDPGPNLSC